Within the Verrucomicrobiia bacterium genome, the region GCCAGCCCCCATCCTCCACGCCCGCCACCGTGGAAGCCCGGAAAAAGTTATGATCCACCTCCTTACCATACTCTGCCTGCTGCTCGGAGCGCTGCTCATTCTCACTGCGGCCATTGGTGTGGTGCGCCTGCCCGATGTGCTCTGCCGCTCCCACGCCGTGGCCAAGGCGCTCACACTGGGCATTTTCCTGATGCTGCTGGGACTCTGGCTGCAGTTGGAGGATCCCCGGCAGGGCCTGAAAATTGTCCTCGCCATCTTTTTCCAGGTGCTCACCATTCCCGTTTCGAGCCATCTTATCGGCCTCATCTCGCGCCAGGAAATGTTGCATAACAACTCCCCTCTTCCCTCCCCATCATCCCCCTCAGACGCCAAAGCTCCCCAAGCATAACCGGAGGGCGTCGCGTGACGCCCTCCACGGAGTCTCCCAACCACCAGGGCTTTGAGTCCCGATTGGCAAGCCCACGCACCAACCCTTTTCCCAAGATGGGCCCGGGGCACAGCCCGGTTGTGGCACGAGCGGTAAGGTGGAAACGGACACCGCGGCAGAAAACCGGCTGGCCACTCTGCCGCAGCCCGCTTGGCGTTTTTCCCGCAAGCTGGAACCTAGGGGGCGGGGGGCGGTTGATAGCGATCACGAAGTTTCAAGAACTCGAACACCTGCCGATGATACGCGCTAAACTCCGGATCGGGGATGCCATGCGGCGGGCAGGCGGGCGTGCCATAGCCGGTCTGAAACATATCGTGATGATACACCGAATGCCCGCCCACCTTCCACACCTCCCAAATATGCAAAATGTGATCCATGGGATGGGTGACTTCCCGCGGGCCGCCAAAATTGGCCGTCCCATTGCGGGCGGGTTCATCGTCCACCACCGGTTTCTTATACTCGGCCAGCAATCTCGCAATCTCCCGCGGGGCCAATATCCATGTTTTGCCCTGGCCCTGACGGCTGGTATGCGGTGTCAGGTAATCCAGTGTTTCGTTCAGCTCCCGCGGCCCCAGGACGCCCGCCACCCCGGGCGAGCTGGTCACCAGCCGCCGCGGATCTTCCTCCCGCAGCGCGCGCACCAGCGGCAGCACGCGCTCGTCGTGGTGTTCATTCCAGATTTGCAACGTCAGATTCCGCCATGGTTTCAACTCGGCGGCCAGCGCGCGCACCGCTTTTTCATCCGCGCCAGCCGGCAGGCGGATTCCTTCCCGGAAACTTTCCTGCGCAAAGAGGCAGAGCTGGATGACCATCTCTTCCACCCGCGCATCCGTGAGCAACGCCTTGAGCGTCTGCAGCGGCGCCGGCCGCAAAGTCCCATCGGGTTGATACAAAGTGCTTGTCGGCGCGGCGTCCACAAACCCGCGTTTATTGTCCCATTGCGCCCACACGCGCAGGACGTTGATGCCGTAACTCCGAAACTTCCTCAGCCACTGGCGGCGGCTGGCGGAGTCACGATTAAACGCGGGATTGTAGAGCGCGTTGAAAAAACTCACCCCCGTGAACGGAAAAGGCCGCCCGTCCAGCCGGAATCGCGTGCCGCTCACCGACAGTTCCATCGTGGAGGGTGCCATTTCCGCCGGGCCACTGGCACTCCAACCGTCCTGAACCGTCCAGAGCATGCCCGCGGAGGTTGCCGACCAAAAACCAGTCTGTTGCAAAAAACGACGCCGACTCACAGGGTTCATGGTGTACTTATCCAGTCCGCCAAGATTGGTTTCAAGCCCTAATACCGCAACTTCACGGGGGACCAGCGAGGGAGTCCGGACGGCTAACTTCCCAAATCCACCGCGCACCGGAAGCCCACCGTGGCACAACGCTCCAAACCGGGCCAGAAGCGCAGCAGTTTGGCCGTGTGCGCGTTCGGACGGGGGCCGCCGTCGAAATACCAAATCGACCCTTCCGCCTTGTACCAACAACCGCCTTTGAGCAGCACAAAGCGGTTGCGCCCATCCGTGTGTTCGCTTTCCGTCAGCTCCCACACGTTGCCGCAGCAATCGTACAGGCCAAAAGGTGAGCGACCGCCCGGAAACGCCGTCACCGGCGTGGTGCCGCCGGTTTGTCCCCCGTTGCGTCGGGCCGGATCATCCTCCTGCCCCCAAGGGTATTTGAGCGCCGTGGGCCCCTGCGCGGCGTATTGCCATTCCTCCTCCGTGGGCAGCCGTTTGCCGGCCCAGGCGGCATAGGCGCGGGCATCGTCTAGGGTGACATAAACCACCGGATGCTCCTCAAGCCCTGCGGGAAGTCGGCCATTCCCCCAATGCTTGAGGAAATTATCCGGGATGGCCGGCCGGTATTTCGTGGCTTTCATGAAGGCCGCAAATTGGCGGTTGGTGACAGGCGTGGCGTCAATAGCATAAGGCTTGAGCGCCACCCGCCGGACAAAGGAGCGGGTCCCTCTGCTGGTGTGGGGACGATCCGGGGAGGCCTCGTAATAGCCCAGCTCGCGCACGGTGAATTCCACCGTCAGCTCCACCGTAGCCGCAGGAATGCGGATCATGCCTTCAGGCGCTTGCGCATGAAT harbors:
- the mnhG gene encoding monovalent cation/H(+) antiporter subunit G, whose product is MIHLLTILCLLLGALLILTAAIGVVRLPDVLCRSHAVAKALTLGIFLMLLGLWLQLEDPRQGLKIVLAIFFQVLTIPVSSHLIGLISRQEMLHNNSPLPSPSSPSDAKAPQA